The following proteins come from a genomic window of Aequorivita marisscotiae:
- the fbp gene encoding class 1 fructose-bisphosphatase — MAKINQSLGEFIIENQSEFKYSSGELSRLINSIRLAAKVVNHKVNKAGLVDILGTAGNHNVQGEDQQKLDVFANEVFINTLTNREIVCGIASEEEDDFITIKGRNQKNDNKYVVLMDPLDGSSNIDVNVSVGTIFSIFRRITPSGTPVTIDDFLQPGINQVAAGYIVYGTSTMIVYTTGHGVNGFTLNPAIGTYYLSHPNIKFPEDGHIYSVNEGNYVHFPQGVKDYIKYCQKEEDDRPYTSRYIGSLVSDFHRNMIKGGIYIYPNTSKDPNGKLRLLYECNPMAMIAEQAGGKASNGFEDILNIKPTSLHQRVPFFCGSTKMVEKAEEFMKKSQ; from the coding sequence ATGGCAAAAATAAATCAATCTCTCGGAGAATTTATCATTGAAAACCAAAGCGAATTTAAATATTCATCCGGAGAGCTTTCACGGCTAATCAATTCTATTCGCTTAGCTGCAAAAGTTGTAAATCACAAAGTAAACAAAGCAGGATTGGTAGATATTTTGGGAACAGCCGGAAACCACAACGTGCAAGGCGAAGACCAACAAAAACTAGATGTATTTGCCAATGAGGTTTTTATAAACACGCTTACCAATCGTGAAATTGTTTGCGGAATTGCCAGTGAAGAGGAAGACGACTTTATAACCATTAAAGGTAGAAATCAGAAAAACGATAATAAATATGTGGTCCTGATGGATCCTTTAGACGGGTCCTCAAATATTGATGTTAACGTTTCAGTAGGTACTATTTTTTCAATTTTTAGAAGAATTACTCCCTCAGGAACCCCTGTAACAATTGACGATTTTCTGCAACCTGGCATTAATCAGGTGGCCGCAGGATATATAGTTTATGGTACTTCTACCATGATTGTTTATACCACTGGGCACGGCGTAAATGGCTTTACTTTAAATCCGGCAATTGGCACCTATTATCTTTCACATCCAAATATAAAATTTCCTGAAGACGGACATATATATTCTGTAAACGAAGGAAACTATGTTCACTTTCCCCAAGGTGTAAAAGATTATATAAAATATTGTCAAAAAGAAGAAGACGATCGTCCGTACACCTCGCGATATATTGGTTCGTTAGTTTCAGATTTTCACAGAAATATGATTAAAGGCGGAATTTATATTTATCCAAATACATCTAAAGATCCAAATGGAAAATTGCGACTTTTGTACGAATGTAACCCCATGGCAATGATCGCAGAACAAGCAGGAGGAAAGGCTAGTAATGGTTTTGAGGATATTTTAAATATTAAACCTACAAGTTTGCACCAACGCGTTCCGTTTTTCTGCGGAAGCACTAAAATGGTAGAGAAGGCCGAAGAATTTATGAAAAAGTCTCAATAG
- a CDS encoding TerB family tellurite resistance protein: MSFTDLFESGEHSRNLGHFASIANIASVNGEINPEEEKLLKRFARKLDIEESEYIAVLKNPGKYPINPPNDAERRLERIHDLFEMVFADNEIDDHERFLLERYAIGLGYNAETAQHLIKRSIEIYSGGLDFEDYRYLLNKK, translated from the coding sequence ATGTCATTTACAGATTTATTCGAAAGTGGGGAGCATTCCCGAAATTTAGGACACTTTGCATCTATTGCAAATATTGCTTCGGTTAATGGTGAAATTAATCCAGAAGAGGAAAAACTCTTAAAGCGTTTTGCCCGAAAGCTCGATATTGAGGAATCTGAGTATATAGCTGTATTAAAAAATCCCGGAAAATACCCGATAAATCCTCCCAATGATGCAGAACGGCGTTTAGAGCGTATTCACGATTTGTTCGAAATGGTTTTTGCAGATAATGAAATTGACGATCACGAGCGTTTTCTACTTGAAAGATATGCCATTGGTTTGGGATATAATGCTGAAACTGCCCAACATCTTATTAAACGTTCCATTGAAATTTACAGCGGCGGGCTAGATTTTGAAGATTACCGTTATTTATTGAATAAAAAGTAA
- a CDS encoding ligase-associated DNA damage response exonuclease, which produces MTQPLLVFNDKGIYCQQADVYIDAWRPVDKCIVTHGHADHSRWGHKQYITHTNNVPIIKHRLGEISVTGKAWNETFTINGVKFSLHPAGHIIASSQVRVEYKGEVWVFTGDFKTEDDGLAEVYEPVKCHTFITECTFGLPAFKWTQQAVVFNDINNWWATNKSEGRTSILFGYSLGKAQRLLKHLDTSIGKIYTHGAVENMTGVVRENYKLPETTLITRDTSKDEIKGNIIVAPPSAHGSTWIRRFVPYVTASASGWMTFRGARRRRAIDRGFVLSDHADWEGLLSAIDATGCEKVIATHGYTDIFAKYLREELGYDARTEKTQYEEESAEIDKKIENED; this is translated from the coding sequence ATGACGCAACCATTACTTGTTTTTAACGATAAAGGAATTTACTGCCAGCAGGCAGATGTGTATATAGACGCCTGGCGGCCTGTAGATAAATGCATCGTAACCCACGGCCACGCAGACCACAGCCGGTGGGGGCATAAGCAATATATTACACACACTAATAATGTGCCGATTATTAAACATCGACTGGGTGAAATTTCAGTAACCGGTAAAGCTTGGAATGAAACGTTCACCATTAATGGCGTAAAATTTTCACTTCACCCCGCAGGGCATATTATTGCTTCATCGCAAGTAAGGGTTGAATATAAAGGTGAAGTTTGGGTTTTTACGGGCGATTTTAAAACCGAAGACGACGGCTTGGCAGAAGTTTACGAACCTGTAAAATGCCACACATTTATTACCGAATGTACTTTCGGTTTGCCCGCCTTTAAATGGACTCAGCAAGCGGTAGTTTTCAACGATATAAACAATTGGTGGGCAACCAATAAAAGTGAGGGGCGGACGTCAATTCTTTTTGGTTATAGTTTAGGAAAAGCGCAGCGATTACTAAAACATTTAGACACTTCCATCGGAAAAATTTACACCCACGGCGCCGTCGAAAATATGACGGGAGTAGTTAGGGAAAATTATAAACTACCCGAAACTACTTTAATCACGCGCGATACATCCAAAGATGAAATAAAAGGAAACATAATTGTTGCCCCACCGAGCGCCCACGGCAGCACGTGGATTCGAAGATTTGTGCCCTATGTAACCGCTTCTGCCAGCGGCTGGATGACCTTTCGCGGCGCGCGAAGAAGACGCGCAATAGACCGCGGATTCGTCTTGAGCGACCACGCCGATTGGGAGGGTTTGCTTTCGGCAATTGATGCCACGGGCTGCGAAAAAGTAATCGCCACGCACGGATACACAGATATTTTTGCGAAATATTTGCGGGAAGAATTAGGCTACGACGCAAGAACCGAAAAAACGCAATACGAAGAGGAGAGTGCCGAAATTGATAAGAAAATTGAAAATGAAGATTAA